The Streptomyces sp. 135 sequence CGAGGCCTGCCGTCACGCGGCGTCGAGGGCTCCGGTGATCTTGCGGGTCATCGCGGTCATGGCGGGGGTGGGCTCGCCCTTGTGGGCGCGGGCGGCCGCTTCGATGGCGACGTCTATGGCGTCGCGGAAGTTGTCCGCCTCTGCCGGGGCCTGGTTCTTGAGCAGGCCCATGGCCGCGGTGAGGGCGGGCAGCACCTGGTCGGCGAGCGCGGCGACGGACTTGCCGTTCAGGTTCTCGATCTTCGACTTCTCGGCGAGTACGTGCCCGACCAGGCCGGTCGCGGAGCTCAAGGCGAGGGAGCCGTGGGTGGCGACCTTATGGGGCGAGCCGGCGGCGTCGGCGGCGGCCAGCAGCGAGACGGCGCCGTACGCGGCGGTCCGCAGGGTGTGCTTGTCCTGGACAGTAAGGGTGACGGACATGGTGGTGTGCCTTTCGGTGCGACGGGCGGCGAGTGGATGGTGCGTGCGGTCCCGGTGGGGCCGATGTCTCCAAGATGTCCGCCGGGCCTGTCAGCCCCCTGTCACGCCACTGACACGGTCACTGACACCGGGTTCCACTACGTTTGCGCAGGTCAGCTCGGTGGCCAAGTCCCGGACATGAGCGCGGCGTTCGCGAACTGCCGTGGCCCCGCACCCTTGCGCCGGACGGTGCCCGTGTAGTCCGCTGACCCGCATGAGGAAGAGGAGCATGGCCGCAATGACCGCCGCCCTCGTCGCGGGGTCCCTGCTGACGGTCGTACCGCATGCCGGTGCCCAAGCCGCCGGGCATCGCACCGACAGCTCGTCGCCGGTGACCGGGTCACCGCTCGTTCCGGGGGTCGACCTGGACACGGTGACGATTCCGGAGTTACAGGCGCGCATGGCGGACGGTTCGCTGACCTCGTCGGCGCTGACCCGGGCCTACCTGCGGCGGATCAAGGACATCGACCCGAAGATCCGCTCGGTGCTGCGTACCAGCCCGACCGCACTGCGTCAGGCCGCCGCCAGCGATGCCAGACACCGGCGTGGCGCGACCCTTGGGCCACTGGACGGGATCCCCGTTCTGCTCAAGGACAACGTGAACACCCGTGACATGCCGACGACGGCAGGATCGCTCGCGCTCGCCGGGAGCCCGCCGAGCACCGATGCCGCGCTGGTGACCCGGCTACGCGAGGCGGGGGCGGTGATCCTCGGCAAGACCAACCTGTCCGAATGGGCCAACTTCCGGGCCGCGAAGCCGACATCGGGGTGGTCGGCGGTGGGTGGGCAGACCAGCAACCCCTACGTCCTCGACCGGAATCCGTGCGGTTCGTCGTCGGGCTCCGGCGCCGCGCTCGCCGCGTCACTGGCGCAGGTGGCGATCGGCACCGAGACGGACGGTTCCATCGTGTGCCCGGCAGGGATGAACGGCGTCGTCGGCCACAAGCCCAGCCTCGGCCTGGTCAGCGGGTCGGGCGTGGTGCCGATCTCCGCCGAGCAGGACACGGCCGGCCCCATGGCGCGCAACGTGATCGACACCGCGCTCACGCTGTCGGTGCTGAGCGGCCGCAAGGGCTCGCGTGGTGACGGCGCCCGCCCTGGCGGCCCGCAAGGCCTCCCGGGCCTCCAGAGCCGCCCCGGTCTGCCGAGCCTCCCGGACAAGGGCGCGGCGGCGGACCAGTGGGGCACCAGCCTGCGCGACAAGCGGATCGGCCTGTGGCGCCTGCCCTCGCTCGGACCCGACGTGGACGCGGTGATGACCCGTACGGCGGAGAAGCTCCGCAAGGCCGGAGCCGTGGTCGTCGAGGTGACACCCCCGTACCAGGCACGGCTCGCCGAACTCGAATTCCCGGCACTGCTCAGCGAGTTCCACCGGGACCTCGACGCCTACCTCAGCACACGCGAGGGCCCCCGAGACCTCGCCGAACTGATCGAGTTCAACCGCGCCCACCCCGAGGAACAGAGCTGCTTCACCGGCCAGGAGCTCTTCGAACAAGCCCTCGCCGCACCGCCCACCACCGATCCCGGCTACCGGGTGATGCGCGCCGAACTGAAGGACCTCTCCCGACGCTCCATCGACGAGACCATGACCGCCCACCGCCTGGACGCCATCGCCGCCCCCACGAACCCGCCCGCCTGGACGACCGACTGCGCACGCGGCGACAACGACGTCATCCCGTCCTCCACACCGGCGGCGGTCGCCGGATACCCGTCCCTCTCGGTGCCCGCCGGGACCGTGAACGAACTGCCGGTCGGCATGCTCCTGATGGCCGGCGACCACGAGGACGCCGAACTCCTGTCCCTCGGGGCGGCGGTGGAGCACCGCCTCAAGGCCTGGCGAGCACCGCGCTACCTGCCGACCATCGACACCAAGTAGGTTGCTATATGTAGCGACACGATTACATACTGTAGCCTCCCGTGTTCGGTGCAAGCGCACCGACCGGAGCAGGTGAACACGGAGGAGCAGACGTGCGGATGTGGAAGACGACGGTCGCCGCGGCGTCGATGACGGTCCTGGCACTCATCGGCAGTACGTCGCCCGGCGCGGCACGAGGGGCGGGGCCCGATCCGTCCGCTCCGGCCGCGGTGCCCGCCGGGCAGGGGCCGAGCGATGGCCGAGTGGAAGCGGGGCGGTCCGGCTCGGATGCCGACGCCTCGGCGGTGATCCGGTGTGAGGGGCAGGTGCAGCGTCCGCACAACTCCACGCACGTGCCCGGCACGGTCAACGTCGTCGTGACGGTCTCGTGCACGGGTGCGGTGCCGGAGATCACCACGCGGGCGGCCCTCTACAAGAACGGACGGCTCGTCAATCAGTCCCGGCTGAGGACGCAGCGGAACACCCGAGGCGGCCAGAACAACGTGGCCGTGAGGTGCAGCCCCGGCAACTACCGCGGCTGGATGTACTTCAAGGTCGTCTTCCCGCCCGGTTACCGGCCGCCGACCGGGTCCTCCAACGGCTTCGGCCAGGAGGTGGCTCTCTCCTGCTGATCCGCGGCCGCGTCGGAAGAGCGGCGCCTGCCGCACGGGGCGCCGCCGGGGAAGGAGTTCCAGCGTGCGCCCCACCTCAGCCCGGATTCTGAGCCGGCGAGTGAAGCAACTCGACGCGGCCGACGACCTGACCACCGGCACCGACGCCGCGCTGCGCCATTTCACCTCCGTCATGACGAGCTGGACCGAGCCCGAAATGGCGGCCCTGGCGGGCGGGCCCGCGATCCTCGCTCCCTCCGAGACGACGGAGGCGGACGAGATGGCCGACGACTGCCGCCTGCTGGACCGGCTCCGCCGGGACGAGGAGAGCCTGGTCCGCGGGCCGCTCGACCGGGGCCGCCAGCACTGGATCGGCACCAGCCCACACTGCCTGGTACCGGACCGGCGGCCCGCCCTGGACCCGGATCGGTTCACCGTGCCCGGCGACCATCCTGGCCCGCCCAGTACGAAGCCGTTCCAGACGGGGCTCTACACGTCCACGGCACGGCGTGACGGGCCCGGCATGTGGCGCATCTACCTCGACCTCGGGTCGAGCCTCCACCCCCGGCCCTGGCAGACGTGGCACCTGCCGGTCGCCGTTCCCGCCGCCGCCGTCCTCGAGATCAACGGCGCGGGCGACTGGGCGGCTTTCGTCGGGCGCTACCCCCTCGTCCACGGCGACGACGTCCACCCCGACTGGGCCGGGGTGGCCCGGGACTACGCCGGGGTCCACATGACGCTGCGTGCGATCGTCGCGGTCCAGGGGTTCCGTATCCCGGTGCGGGACGGCCTCGCGGCGGCACCGTTCTGGGACATCGAATCCGTGCTGTGGCTGCGCTGGTGCTTCGCCGCCCCCCGCCTGGTGGAAGTCACGCCATGAGCACGGCCATGATGGTGCGATGAGCATGGCCATGACGGTGAGATGACCGCAGTGGACGGTCCCCCGGTCAGGACAGGACGATCTCCAGCCAGGGACTCATCATGGTTCCGCTCGCGCCGCGCGGCTGCTCCTGCAGCTCCGCCTGGGCGACTTGCAGATTCTGGCCCGGTCCCTGCCAGAACGTGTACGGCCCGCCACCGCTCTCGGACGGGATCAGCGCCCAGTACTGGTAGTGCGTCAGGGTGAGGTAGACACGCTTGTTGATGTAGTCGAGCACCACCTTGACGTTGTGCTCCCAGTCGCTGCCCGTGCCGGTGTACTCGGCGAAGCCGCGCGGGGCCGTGGCCGCGTTCTGGACCGAGGAGCCCGCGCCGGACTGCGAGTGAGCGGTGTAGTGGGCGTGCAGCGGCTGGGCATGCGCGGGGACGGCCGCGGGGTCGAACTGGTTGTCGGGGAGTCTGCCGTAGTCGTCCTGGTGCCAACTGCGCAACGTGCCCGGCTGGTTGGGGCTCTTGTCGCGGACCGCCTTCTGGGCCTCGGTCCGCTCGTCGATCACCGGTTGCCGCTGTCCCGTGTCCGGTGTCTCCAACTGGTAGCGCAC is a genomic window containing:
- a CDS encoding amidase family protein, whose product is MRKRSMAAMTAALVAGSLLTVVPHAGAQAAGHRTDSSSPVTGSPLVPGVDLDTVTIPELQARMADGSLTSSALTRAYLRRIKDIDPKIRSVLRTSPTALRQAAASDARHRRGATLGPLDGIPVLLKDNVNTRDMPTTAGSLALAGSPPSTDAALVTRLREAGAVILGKTNLSEWANFRAAKPTSGWSAVGGQTSNPYVLDRNPCGSSSGSGAALAASLAQVAIGTETDGSIVCPAGMNGVVGHKPSLGLVSGSGVVPISAEQDTAGPMARNVIDTALTLSVLSGRKGSRGDGARPGGPQGLPGLQSRPGLPSLPDKGAAADQWGTSLRDKRIGLWRLPSLGPDVDAVMTRTAEKLRKAGAVVVEVTPPYQARLAELEFPALLSEFHRDLDAYLSTREGPRDLAELIEFNRAHPEEQSCFTGQELFEQALAAPPTTDPGYRVMRAELKDLSRRSIDETMTAHRLDAIAAPTNPPAWTTDCARGDNDVIPSSTPAAVAGYPSLSVPAGTVNELPVGMLLMAGDHEDAELLSLGAAVEHRLKAWRAPRYLPTIDTK